In one window of Ancylothrix sp. D3o DNA:
- a CDS encoding tyrosine-type recombinase/integrase, whose protein sequence is IPGGQVDILGKGSKLRHILISEQLWKDLVSTRKKAGSTMPVFPTKSGRHYAASNVVRIVRAAAKRAGLEQKVSPHWLRHAHASHSLDRGAPLHLVQATLGHSSISTTERYLHARPDDSSSRYLPKT, encoded by the coding sequence GAATCCCAGGCGGGCAAGTCGATATTTTAGGGAAAGGTTCTAAACTTCGCCACATCCTTATCTCTGAACAATTGTGGAAAGATTTAGTATCAACACGCAAAAAGGCCGGTTCAACCATGCCGGTGTTTCCTACTAAATCAGGCCGGCATTATGCCGCAAGTAATGTTGTCCGAATTGTGAGGGCAGCTGCTAAAAGGGCCGGTCTTGAACAAAAAGTATCACCTCATTGGTTGCGTCATGCCCACGCTTCCCATTCGTTAGATAGGGGTGCTCCTCTACATCTGGTACAAGCAACTTTGGGACATTCCAGCATTTCAACAACAGAGCGCTATCTACACGCTA